A stretch of the Thunnus thynnus chromosome 7, fThuThy2.1, whole genome shotgun sequence genome encodes the following:
- the zc3h4 gene encoding zinc finger CCCH domain-containing protein 4 isoform X3: MVLSAKYEESLSQPEDGELEEGELEDDGGDMEEEGGAPAAGGGGVGDGGDEAGGGGEAIGEGAGERPRRSKERHASSESDDERSHRRKRKRKKEREREREKRRSKKKRKSKHKRHASSDDDHSDYSDDSDYSPSEKRKYREYSPQYPPPSHGGYSGSKKGSYMKMDKQSYGGYDDYDDDNYEGEEEEDIGEEDYDDFTKELNQYRKAKEGGGGRGGRGGSTADLLLLYAKRGKGRMKNQRGRGGMRGGRRGRGGIRGRGGRGGGGKMGGDNDDGDGYGDEMEYVDDDYDNMGEDDYDDYSKELNQYKKSKDRGRGGKGCRGRGRGKGGRGMIRGGKGRNRGRGRGDMGNDDDNNGDMDNGDGGGGDVGPGPGRRNQNEKHQDKKGKAICKYYIEGRCTWGDHCNFSHDIELPKKKELCKFYITGFCARADHCPYMHGEFPCKLFHTTGNCVNGDECMFSHETLNDDTQELLNKMLAEDAEAGAEDEKEVEELKKQGINPLPKPPPGVGLLPTPPRPVPVDTNTGAGDFGCPAAGDFGGPPGPNQVPIANKGPPGPGPVPGPNPCAGPPVHGPDGSPYQGGPPNPSGPPPHMGPPPPCGGGGGGGGKKIPSLFEIKVQPTGQLAQKLAVRSQTPSGNQGQTAAPGPQGAPGAPPTRFPAPPGMMPPDMQNMGPNLGMNQGPPNMGPGGPPMMGGFASGDGPPHGGAMPPGPPQGGGNFFNNFFNQQEGMEMEGVVQEGDNYQGFSGLDERGGAGSFGNQSGGQEGSANGASANQGGISVPDFLPPAQRVLFMRIQQKQQEEEERARRMAEGGAEKTRDTEGDSGNWYSSEDEDGGGSVTSILKTLRQQTQVPQKSDGPPSDPRLQKASPANPPARPADPRLVRDPRLARVADSAQSSDSTHSMPAPSSSGPPADPRLARLAAATSAVSASHSPPAPKQEPPLIYKPPPLTTPAVDEEETERVLRDKPVPIPLDPLMGMALRDPRSQLQQFSHIKKDIILHMPAFAKTITWSPEDLLPLPIPKQDLLPLPPGIPPVSSLDPRLSRTQQQLHPTLPHSQPPPVQPPPSFEPPAPSSSTSSLPDFELLSRILKTVNSSPSQTPSPPLLPTPAPPMSLLGPPPPPVPPTPVEKPVDPRVARKGPTDPRLQQQKSSLKQPSDPTPPPVSPAPPATTSSSSPPTIAPYDPRLLSSGGAGRGVGTGAPGGASVLSSISLYDPRTNKPGSPGTSSGSPNSASTESKPSDPTTGKPKSKEPLFVRKSALDQPEPEKSGEQGTDRYNSYNRPRPKPAPSPNSTTQGGPAAAGAAAAGGQGAPGAAADQGPAGVHNLPVSSLFGVVKQATKPGGTGSPFGGNSPAQSDQAATEQDNASLKDVFKGFDPTASPFCQ; this comes from the exons ATGGTTTTGAGTGCAAAATATGAAGAGAGCCTGTCACA GCCAGAAGATGGAGAGCTGGAGGAGGGTGAGCTGGAAGATGACGGGGGAGatatggaggaggagggaggcgCACCcgcagctggaggaggaggagtcggAGACGGCGGCGACGAAGCGGGCGGAGGAGGCGAAGCGATAGGGGAAGGGGCCGGGGAGAGGCCCAGGCGAAGTAAAGAACGCCACGCCAGCAGCGAATCGGACGACGAGAGATCCCACCGTcgcaagaggaagaggaagaaagagagggagcgagagagagagaagaggagatcCAAGAAGAAACGCAAATCCAAACACAAA CGTCACGCATCGTCTGATGACGACCACTCGGACTACAGCGATGACTCTGACTACTCTCCCAGTGAGAAGAGGAAGTACAGAGAGTACAGCCCCCAGTACCCCCCTCCT TCTCACGGCGGCTACAGCGGCTCAAAGAAGGGCAGCTACATGAAGATGGACAAGCAGAGCTACGGAGGCTACGACGATTACGACGACGACAACTacgagggagaggaagaggaagacatAGGGGAAGAAGACTACGACGACTTCACCAAGGAGCTCAACCAGTACCGCAAGGCCAAGGAGGGAGGAGGCGGCCGCGGAGGACGAGGTGGGTCGACGGCAgaccttcttcttctgtatgCTAAAC GGGGCAAAGGTCGTATGAAGAACCAGAGAGGCCGTGGAGGaatgagaggagggaggaggggaagaggaggcatcagaggaagaggaggacgaggtggaggaggaaagaTGGGAGGAGATAACGACGACGGTGATGGTTACGGAGACGAAATGGAG TATGTCGATGATGATTATGACAACATGGGGGAGGATGACTACGACGATTACTCAAAGGAGCTCAATCAGTACAAGAAATCCAAAGACAGAGGCAGAG GTGGTAAAGGTTGCCGCGGGCGAGGCAGAGGTAAAGGAGGGCGAGGTATGATCAGAGGAGGAAAGGGTCGAAACCGAGGCAGAGGAAGAGGTGACATGGGGAACGATGACGACAACAACGGAGACATGGACAACGGG gACGGAGGAGGAGGCGATGTTGGACCAGGACCAGGGAGGAGGAATCAGAATGAGAAGCACCAGGACAAGAAAGGAAAGGCCATCTGCAAGTACTACATCGAGGGGAGATGTACCTGG GGGGACCACTGCAACTTCAGCCACGACATCGAGCTGCCCAAGAAGAAAGAGCTGTGCAAGTTCTACATCACTGGATTCTGCGCCCGAGCCGACCACTGTCCTTACATGCATG GTGAATTTCCCTGTAAGCTGTTCCACACCACAGGAAACTGTGTCAACGGCGATGAGTGTATGTTCTCCCACGAAACCCTCAACGATGACACTCAGGAGCTGCTCAACAAG ATGCTGGCAGAGGATGCAGAAGCTGGCGCTGAGGACgagaaggaggtggaggagctgaagaagcaGGGCATCAACCCTCTCCCCAAACCCCCTCCTGGAGTCGGCCTCCTCCCCACCCCTCCTCGGCCCGTTCCCGTAGACACCAACACGGGGGCTGGGGATTTTGGATGTCCTGCGGCGGGTGACTTTGGCGGTCCTCCTGGACCCAACCAGGTGCCCATCGCCAACAAAGGTCCCCCAGGACCGGGGCCTGTTCCCGGGCCTAACCCCTGCGCGGGTCCACCCGTCCACGGCCCTGACGGTAGTCCCTACCAAGGAGGACCCCCAAATCCCAGTGGCCCTCCTCCTCACATGGGCCCCCCACCTCCTTGTGGTGGAGGCGGAGGCGGCGGGGGGAAGAAGATCCCCTCGTTGTTTGAGATTAAAGTTCAGCCGACGGGACAACTTGCTCAGAAACTGGCTGTAAG GAGCCAGACACCCAGCGGCAACCAGGGTCAGACCGCAGCGCCTGGACCGCAAGGAGCCCCCGGTGCCCCTCCTACCCGCTTCCCCGCCCCGCCAGGCATGATGCCCCCCGACATGCAGAACATGGGCCCGAACCTCGGGATGAACCAGGGCCCGCCCAACATGGGCCCCGGCGGACCGCCCATGATGGGAGGATTCGCGTCCGGTGACGGCCCTCCACACGGAGGTGCTATGCCTCCAGGTCCTCCTCAGGGTGGAGGAAACTTCTTCAATAACTTCTTCAATCAGCAGGAGGGTATGGAGATGGAAGGAGTGGTGCAAGAAG GTGACAACTACCAGGGTTTCTCCGGCTTGGACGAGAGAGGAGGCGCAGGGAGTTTCGGAAATCAATCGGGTGGCCAAGAAGGCTCTGCTAACGGAGCGTCAGCCAATCAGGGAGGGATTTCTGTGCCCGACTTCCTGCCGCCGGCGCAGCGCGTCTTGTTTATGAGGATCCAACagaagcagcaggaggaggaggaaagagctCGTAGGATGGCGGAGGGAGGAGCAGAGAAGACGAGAGACACTGAAG GTGACTCAGGGAACTGGTACTCCAGTGAGGATGAGGACGGCGGCGGCAGTGTGACGTCGATCTTGAAAACGCTCCGTCAGCAGACCCAGGTTCCTCAAAAATCCGACGGGCCCCCGAGCGACCCTCGGCTCCAGAAGGCGTCTCCTGCCAACCCTCCGGCTCGCCCGGCGGACCCCCGCTTGGTTCGGGACCCGCGTCTTGCCCGTGTCGCAGACTCGGCCCAAAGTTCTGATTCCACCCACTCCATGCCCGCTCCATCTTCCTCTGGGCCGCCTGCGGACCCCAGGTTAGCCCGGCTAGCTGCTGCTACCTCAGCTGTATCCGCCTCCCATTCGCCTCCCGCTCCTAAACAAGAACCGCCTCTGATCTACAAGCCGCCGCCTCTCACAACCCCGGCGGTGGACGAGGAGGAGACGGAACGGGTTTTACGAGACAAGCCGGTGCCGATCCCTCTGGACCCGCTCATGGGTATGGCTCTGAGAGACCCGCGCTCGCAGCTGCAGCAGTTCAGCCACATCAAGAAGGATATTATTCTCCACATGCCAGCCTTCGCCAAAACCATCACCTGGTCGCCTGAAGATCTCCTTCCGCTCCCTATCCCTAAGCAGGACCTCCTTCCACTCCCGCCAGGCATTCCTCCCGTCTCCTCCCTAGACCCACGTCTGTCCCGCACCCAACAGCAGCTCCATCCGACCCTCCCTCACTCGCAGCCTCCTCCCGTACAACCTCCCCCCTCCTTCGAGCCTCCcgctccctcctcctctacctcctccctCCCAGACTTTGAGCTGCTGTCTCGTATCCTGAAGACTGTCAACTCCAGCCCGTCCCAGAcgccctcccctcctctcttacCCACCCCCGCTCCTCCTATGTCTCTGCTGGGTCCACCACCTCCCCCCGTGCCTCCCACACCTGTGGAAAAGCCAGTTGACCCCCGCGTGGCCCGTAAAGGCCCCACAGATCCCCGTCTCCAGCAGCAGAAGTCGTCATTGAAGCAGCCGTCGGATCCCACGCCTCCTCCTGTCTCCCCTGCGCCTCCAGCAACGACATCTAGCTCCTCCCCACCCACCATCGCACCCTACGACCCGAGGCTTCTCTCCTCAGGTGGGGCAGGGCGCGGTGTTGGGACCGGGGCACCAGGGGGAGCCAGCGTGCTGAGCAGCATCAGTCTGTATGACCCTCGGACTAACAAACCAGGCAGCCCTGGTACCAGCAGCGGCTCCCCCAACTCAGCCAGCACAGAGTCCAAACCCAGTGACCCCACGACGGGTAAACCCAAGTCCAAGGAGCCCCTGTTTGTTCGGAAGTCCGCGCTGGACCAACCCGAACCGGAGAAAAGTGGAGAACAAGGAACCGATAGATACAACAGCTATAACAGACCCCGGCCCAAGCCTGCACCTTCGCCTAACTCCACGACACAGGGAGGCCCCGCTGCAGCCGGGGCAGCCGCCGCCGGAGGTCAAGGTGCTCCTGGAGCCGCTGCAGACCAGGGGCCCGCAGGCGTCCACAACCTACCAGTGTCCTCTCTATTCGGCGTGGTGAAGCAAGCGACCAAGCCCGGCGGGACGGGGAGTCCGTTTGGAGGAAACAGTCCGGCGCAGTCCGACCAGGCGGCCACAGAACAGGACAACGCCTCGCTAAAGGACGTTTTCAAAGGCTTCGACCCCACAGCCTCGCCGTTCTGCCAGTGA